TTTTGTAGATTCCGGAACATTATAAAACACAAACTATGATCAATCTAATATATAAAGCATTGAATATCATTCCGAAAACGATTGCGAAAATCGAGAAGCTATATTCCTACAGTATTCTCAATTCGCATTCCGGAGTCACGCTTCATTCGGATCTTAAAATAGGAAAGGCGACTACTTTTGAGCTGGATGATAATGCCAAATTCAAGATTGGAACAAATGTTATTTGGAGAGATCATAATGCCATTAGAATAAGAAACGGAGGAACATTAATTTTCGGAAATAATGTAGATCTCAGTCATTATATTTCCATCAATTGTCTTGATAAAATAGAATTGGGCGATGATACATGCATTGCTGAAGGCTGCAAATTCTATGATCATGACCACGCTTTCGATACAAAACCAGAATACATTTGGCATAAAAACAAATTCAACACAGCACCAATCATCATCGGGAAAAATGTGAAAATCTATAGTAATGTTACTGTTCTCAAAGGCGTAACAATTGGCGATAACTGTATTATTGGTGCAAATTGCGTTATTTCCAGAAACGTTCCAGCCAATTCCATCATCTTCGGAAAACACGAATTGATGAGGTTGCCGTTGATGTAATTTATTTGGGCAGCTATTTCCGTCTTCCACTTCCAATCTTTTTATTTTTTTGCAAAAAAATAAAAAGGATTTCCGCTCAAGCCGGGCTGCGTGTAATTCAATATTTTAATGATACTTTAGAAAAAAATAAAAATTTTTAAAGTAAAAAAAAATCAGCGTCGTCATATTCATATGGAGTCGCTATCTTTACAGCAAATGGCCGAAAAAAAATCTGCATCGATTACGGAAGTCGTAAAAAATTACGGCTCTCAGCTCTTGCGCTTTATTAATTCTAAAGTGGCAAAGACAGAAGATGCAGAGGATATTCTGCAGGAAGTTTGGTTTCAAACCAGCCGATTGACTAACTTGAACGAGTTGGAAAATGTCGGTGCCTGGTTGTATTCGGTTACCAGAAACAAAATCATCGACAGTTACAGAAAAAAGAAAAGCGAATCTCTGGAAGATTTTGTTTATCAGGATGAAGACGGTGAACTGAATGTGAAAGATATTCTTTTGGCTGATGATAGCAATAGTCCGGAACTCGGTGTTTTCAAAGAGATGTTCTGGAATGAGCTGATGAAAGCTTTGGACGAATTGCCGGAAAAACAAAAACGGGTTTATATCCAAAACGAATTGGAAGATAAAACGCTACAAGAAATTGCTGACGAAGAAGGCGAAAACATAAAAACAATCATTAGTAGAAAATCATACGCCGTAAAACATCTGCGCAAAAGATTGCAAAGTCTTTATGATGATTTGAACGATTAATATTTAGAATAAAATGAAAAGAAATAAAAAGAAATTTTGGTTAGCTATTCCTTGCATTATTGCAGCGATAGGTTTATTTGTATGGTTTTTCCAATGGCTTTGGAACATCCTTTTGCCTGACATTTTAGGTGTGAAAGCGATTAATTATTGGCAATCTCTGGGGATTTTGGTCTTATCAAAGATTTTATTTGGAGGGTTTAATGGGAAGAAAAAATTCGGGAGACGACATCATTTTGAAGGACAAGATGCTATGAAAGAAAGCTGGAAGCAGAAGTTCGAAACCCAATTCTGTGGCAGCGAAGAAGAGCGTGAAAAGTTCAAAGAAATGTGGAAACAACGATTCGAATCTAAGTTCTGCAGACCAGAAGAGCCTCGGACAGAAGAAAGTAAAGCATAAAAAGAAAAGTCTCACAATTTGTGAGACTTTTTTATATCTGTAAAGTAAGTTTTTTAACTTTCTTTTTCCATTGCTTTGATAAGATTAAGGGCAGAGCCAGCTTTGAACCAGGCAATTTGTCCGGCATTATAAGTATGGTTCGTTTTAACAATATCCTTAGTTCCATCAGCGTGAACAAATTCCAAAGTCAATTGTTTACCTGGTGCAAATTGGTCTAAGTCTAAGAAATTAATTGTATCATCTTCCTGGATTTTATCATAATCTTCTTTGTCTGCAAAGGTTAATCCAAGCATTCCTTGTTTCTTAAGATTGGTTTCGTGGATTCTGGCAAAAGATTTTACCAAAACGGCTCTCACACCAAGATGTCTTGGCTCCATTGCTGCGTGTTCTCTGGAAGAACCTTCTCCATAATTCTCATCACCGACAACAATCGTTGGAATTTCTGCAGCTTTATATTGTCTTGCAGAATCTGGGACTGGCTTATACTGGCCATCCAATTCGTTCTTAACATTGTTGGTTTCCATATTGAAGGCATTCACAGCTCCGATCAACATATTGTTGGAAATGTTGTCAAGATGACCTCTGTATTTCAACCAAGGTCCGGCCATAGAAATGTGATCGGTAGTACATTTTCCATAAGCTTTGATGAGTAATCTTGCGCCTGTGATATTTTGTCCATCCCAAGCTGGGAATTCTTCTAATAACTGAAGCCTGTCTGAGGTTGGAGATACAATTACCTCTACATTAGAACCATCTTCAGCAGGTGCAATATAACCGGGATCATCGACATCAAAACCTAATTTTGGAAGATCGTCTCCGCTTGGTTCGTCCAGCATTACCTCAACACCATCTTTATTTTTTAATTTATCAGTCAAAGGATTGAATCTCAAATCTCCTGCAATTGCCATCGCAGTTACGAGTTCCGGCGAACCAACGAAAGCATATGTGTTTGGATTGCCGTCCGCTCTTTTGGAAAAATTTCTATTGAATGAATGAACAATCGTATTTTTTTCCTGTTTTTCAGCCCCTTCACGAGCCCATTGCCCGATACAAGGTCCACAAGCATTGGCAAAAACTTTACCACCGATTTCATCAAAGGTTTTTAGGAAACCGTCTCTTTCGACAGTAAATCTTACTTGCTCTGAACCTGGAGTGATGGTATATTCAGCTTTTACTTCAAGATTTTTTTCTTTAGCTTGTTTAGCAACAGAAGCAGCTCTTGCAATGTCTTCATAAGAAGAGTTGGTGCAGGAACCAATCAATCCAACTTCAATTTTTGTTGGCCAGCCGTTTTTCTCAGCAATTTCTTTCATCTGAGAAATTGGCGTTGCCAAATCCGGAGTGAAAGGTCCGTTAAGATATGGTTCTAAAGTATCAAGATTGATTTCGATAACTTGATCATAATATTTTTCAGGCTCTGCGTGAACTTCTGGATCAGCTTTCAAAACGTGAGCAATCGCATCAGCTGCATCAGCCAAATCTTCTCTGTCTGTTGAACGTAGATATTTGCTCATATTTTGGTCGTACTCAAAAATAGAAGTTGTTGCTCCGATTTCCGCTCCCATATTACAAATTGTTCCTTTTCCGGTACAAGAAAGCGAATTAGCACCTTCTCCAAAATATTCTACAATAGCACCAGTTCCGCCTTTTACAGTAAGGATTCCTGCAACTTTTAGAATAATATCTTTTGGAGCTGTCCAACCGTTAAGTTTTCCTGTTAGTTTAACACCTATCATTTTCGGGAATTTCAGTTCCCAAGCCATTCCTGCCATTACATCCACAGCATCAGCGCCGCCAACTCCAATAGCGACCATTCCAAGTCCACCAGCATTTACAGTATGAGAATCAGTTCCAATCATCATTCCACCAGGGAAAGCATAATTTTCTAAAACAACTTGATGGATGATACCAGCACCAGCTTTCCAGAAACCAATGCCATATTTGTTGGAAACGGATTCTAAAAACTGATATACTTCGTTGTTTTTGTTATTTGCATCTACCAAATCAGTTGCAGATCCAACTCTTGCTTGAATCAAATGGTCTAGATGAACTGTGGAAGGAACTGCTACTTTTTTCTTTCCAGCCTGCATAAATTGTAAAAGCGCCATTTGCGCCGTCGCATCCTGCATTGCCACTCTATCCGGAGCAAAGTCTACATAAGATTCTCCTCGTTTGAATGCTTCTTTTGTCTGTGAAGAAAAAAGGTGAGCGCAAAGAATTTTTTCTGAATAAGTAAGAGGTCTTCCCATAAAAGCTCTTGCTTCGTTTACTCTGGTTTCGAAATCAGAATAAACTTTTTTGATCATATCCAAGTCAAAAGTCATATCTCGATTTTATTTTTATTGTTAAATTAATTCCCAAAATTCAAGGGCTGAAGTTGAGAATTTTACTGTAATGATTTATCAAATACTATTCCTATAGCTTTTAAAAGAGGATTAATAAGTTGAATAATCACAATGTTTTATGTCTATCAAGTTAAGCAAAAAATGAAAATTTTATCATTGACATAGGTTAAAATAATTCCAGTCGCTCTTAAATGGAAAGATTCTAAACAAAAAATGGAAGACTTCAAAAAGAAATCTTCCATTTTAATTATTTGAAATAGTTTTTCGACTACAATTTAAAATCTATTAGTGACCAACGGTAACCAATTCTTTGATAGATGGCACGAAAGTAGTTAAGTCAATTCCCTCAACAGCTTCTTTGTATTCGTCGATATTTGGAATTCTTCCAATAATCGCAGACAATACAACTACCGGAGTAGAAGCCAATAAAGATTCCCCTTTTTTACGTTCTGAATCTTCAACCACTCTTCCTTGGAAAAGTCTTGTAGAAGTTGCCAAAACAGTATCTCCTTTTTCAGCTTTCTCCTGGTTACCCATACAAAGGTTACAACCTGGACGCTCAAGATACATCATATTTTCATACTGAGTACGAGCTTCACCTTTTGGAGCATTATCATTAAATTCAAAACCTGAATATTTTTCTAACAATTCCCAGTCGCCTTCAGCTTTTAGTTCGTCAATGATATTATAAGTAGGAGCTGCAACAACCAATGGTGCATTGAATTCTACTTTACCATTTTTCTGTTCAAGATTTCTCAACATTTGAGAAACGATTTTCAAATCGCCTTTGTGAACCATACAAGAACCTACGAAACCAAGGTCAACTTTTTTCTCACCACCGTAGAAAGTAAGGTCTCTGATTGTATCGTGTGTATATCTTTTAGAAACATCGTCATTGTTTACATCCGGGTCAGCAATCATTGGCTCAACAATAATGTCTAGGTCAACAACCACTTCAGCATAATATTTTGCATTTGCATCCGGAGTCAAAGCTGGTTTATCACCCGTTCTGATTTCCTCGATTCTCTTGTTTGCTTTGTTAATTAGACCTTGAAGAACGTGATTATGGTTATCCATTCCTTTGTTGATCATAATCTGGATTCTGCTTTTCGCAATTTCCAATGATTCAATCAAAGTATCATCTTCAGAAATACAGATAGAAGCTTTTGCTTTCATTTCTGCAGTCCAGTCTGTAAATGTAAATGCCTGGTCAGCCGGAAGTGTTCCGATGTGAACTTCGATAATTCTTCCTTGGAAAACATTTTCTCCGTCAAATTGCTTTAACATCTGAGCCTGAGTTGCGTGAACTACATCACGGAAATCCATATGCTCTTTCATATCACCTTTGAAAGTCACTTTTACAGATTCAGGAATCGGCATTGATGCTTCGCCTGTTGCCAAAGCAAGAGCTACAGTTCCAGAATCAGCTCCGAAAGCAACACCTTTAGACATTCTTGTGTGAGAGTCACCTCCGATGATGATTGCCCATTCGTCAACCGTAATATCGTTAAGAACTTTGTGAATAACGTCTGTCATTGCGTGGTATTCACCTTTCGGGTCACGTGCTGTGATCACTCCGAAATCGTTCATAAATTTCATTAATTTAGGAATATTAGCCTGCGCTTTTTTATCCCAAACAGAAGCCGTGTGACATCCAGACTGATAAGCTCCGTCTACAATTGGAGAAATCACGGTTGCTGCCATAGATTCTAATTCCTGAGAAGTCATCAAGCCTGTCGTATCCTGAGAACCAACAATGTTTACTTCTACACGAACGTCTGAACCTGCATGTAATAATTTACCTTCCGTAACACCCACTGCATTTCTGTTGAAGATTTTTTCAACAGCAGTCAAACCTTGTCCTTCGATAGAAATTTCTTTAGAAGGTGCGAAAACTGTAGGAGCTGTAATTCCTAATGTTTTTGCAGCAAAAGTCTGGATTTTTTTACCGAAAACGATAGCGTAAGAACCACCGGCTTTGATGAATTCTAATTTTTGAGGAGTAAATGATTTTGAAATATCTTTCAATTCAGTATCTCCGTTGTATAATTTCTTTTCTTTGGTATTGATTGTAAGAACAGTTCCTGTAGCAACAGAATATTTTTCTTCTAAAACAATATCACCATTTTCATTACGAACAGGGTTTCCATTTTCATCTGTTTTTTTAACCCAGTTTTGTAGGTCAATTCCGATACCTCCGGTTACATCAACTGTCGTTAAGAAAATTGGAGAAATACCGTTTGTTCCTGCTACAATGGGAGCGATGTTTACGAAAGGTACGTAAGGGCTTGCTTGTTTCCCAGTCCAAAGTGCAACGTTGTTCACCCCAGACATACGAGAAGAACCAACTCCCATTGTTCCCTTTTCAGCAATAAGCATTACACTTGCATCAGGGTGTTGAGCTTGAAGCATTTTGATTTCGTCCTGCGCTTCAGGTGTAATCATACATTTCCCGTGAAGTTCTCTGTCTGAACGAGAGTGAGCCTGATTTCCCGGAGACAATAAATCTGTAGAAATATCACCTTCACCAGCGATGAAAGTAACTACTTTAATTTCTTCTGCAACTTCAGGAAGTTTAGTGAAAAATTCTGCTTTTGCATAGCTTTCTAAAATATCTTTAGCGATTACATTACCAGATTCGAAAGCTTCTTTTAAACGTGCTGTATCAGCATCATATAAGTAAACCTGAGTTTTAAGAACTTCAGCAGCTGGTTTTGCAGTTGCATCGTCATTTCCTAAAGCTAAATCAAGTAAAACCCCAATTGAAGGTCCTCCTTTCATATGAGATAGTAATTCGAAAGCGAAAGTTGGTGTGATTTCTTCAACCACAGATTCGCCAAGAATAATTTCTTTTAAAAACTTAGCCTTTACCCCTGCAGCACTTGTTGTACCCGGTAAAGTGTTATAAATAAAAAATTTAAGAGAATCAGCTCTGTATTCATTATTTGTGTCTTTGATTTGTAAAATGATCTCGCTCAATAAATCAGCGCTATCAATCGGCTTTGGATGAAGCCCTTGGCTTTTTCTTTCTTCAATCTCTTGGATGTAATCCTGATAATTCATAATAATAGAAGTCTTTTCATTCTTTAATTTAGAAGATTTGTTACTATTGAAAGACTCAGATAGAAACAAAATCTATGTGTAGTGAGATAGTTTTCAGATTTTTATTTAAATAAGTGCCTGATTCTATCGATGAAATTTAATTTCTTATTAAATTCGCCCAAATTTACGAAATTCTGAGCTTTTTTAAGAATAGAATAATTTAGATTAAAAATAAATTAGATGTCTTTTATCTATATTTTATATTTTTATCATAATAATTTATATTTTGAGAATCGGAAATCAGATAGAAATATATCATTTTGGAAATCAGTAAATTAATTAAAAATAATAAAAAAGAGATAGGCGTTTTTGTCTTTTTCCTGATTTTGATTTCCATTTATTTTTTCTTTGATCCTTCGAAAAATTCATATTTCCTAAAGTGTCCACTAAAAGAATTAACGGGTTATGATTGTGCAGGTTGTGGTGTGCAAAGGGCTTTTCATGAATTGCTCCATTTCAGATTTTCAAGAGCTTTCCAATATAATCCATTATTTGTTATAGCAATTCCTTTCTTATTGTTATTCTTTGTGTTAAAGTCTTCTAAAGCTTATACTAAAACATGCTGGTTTTATAATTTTTTGAAAAGTAAACTGTTTTTTTTAGTCGTTTTAATAATAGTTTTATTATTTTCGCTTTTCAGAAATACGGATTATTACAAAAGTCTTTTCTGAATTTCTAACACACAAACTGACGATGAAAAAATTACTAAGCTTATGTCTCACAGGCTTCTTTCTTGCGACATATTCTCAAATGAAGGATACGGCTGTTCCTGCACTTATTCCTCAGACTATCAATCAAAAAACGGGTTACGTCAATCAATCAGGTAAAGTTGTTATCCCAGCCGAATATCATATTGCAATGTTCTTTTCCGAAGACTGTAACTTACTTAATTCTCCCAATGAAAAAATTAGAATTTATGGTTCTGCGGATTATGCAACAGTTGAGAAAAATCAAGTTTCCTACAGAATAGATAGAAAAGGTACACGGGTTTACCAGTATAAAAATGAAGATCTGGGTAAATGTACTTTTCCATACGAGTCTCCAAAGTATAAAGCTTTTGTAATGAATGGTTTTTACGGTTTGGTTAGCAAAGAGAATGTAGATTATAAAAACTATAAAGATTTTGAAATCTATCCACAGTATCAGATGTTGTATGTATTAGATAGTGATAAAGAAAACCCAATGATTGTTGCAGTTTTGGATAATAAATTTGGTGTGATTAATAAAAATAATCAAGTGGTTATCCCATTTGTTTATGATGATATCAAAACTAATCTAAGCTGGAAAACGGCTAATCTATTTGAAGTTTCCAAAGATGGGAATCAATATTTTTACATCAATAAAAATAATCACGCATATTAATTAAAATTTTTCTAATTTCGCAGTCAGAAATTTAAGGGGTGCTGTAACAAGCTGAGATTATACCCAATGAACCTAGAACAGATAATGCTGTTTAGGGAAACATTCATTATAGATGATGAATGATAAAAGATGAATGATTAATAATAACGTTATAAAAAATCATTTATCAATCATCAAAAATCATTTATAACCATAATCGCCCCTTTTATTCTCATAAATTTTAACAATTAAATTTAAAAGAATGAAAGGATTTATTTTTTTAGGAGTGTTCATTGCTCCATTTTATTTTTCTCAAACTACAGATTCTACACAAGTTACAAGTATTCAGGCTGTAGAATTTACCAAAAGAACACCAACTGCGAAAGCAATTATTAATGTTCAAAAAGATTTAGCAGATAAAAATTTGGGCCAGGATTTGCCGATTCTTCTAAAAAATCAAATGTCTGTCATTTCAACTTCCGATGCAGGAAATGGTGTTGGTTACACAGGTTTTAGAATCAGAGGAACGGCCGGAACCAGCATCAATGTGATGATGAATGGTGTGCCTTATAACGATTCAGAATCTCAAGGGACTTTCTTCGTTAACGTTCCGGATTTGACAAGCTCAGCATCGCAAATTGTGATTCAGAGGGGTGTTGGAACTTCAACGAGTGGCGTTGCGGCTTTTGGTGCTAGTGTTAATGTAATTTCCAAAGATCCAGAAGAGGCTTTTTCTGTAAAAACGGATGACTCTTATGGCTCATTCAATACTTACAAATATTCTGCAGAAATCAATTCGGGGAAATTTTGGAAAAACCGTTTGTCTGTGATGGGACGATATACGCATATCCATTCTGATGGTTATATTGACAGAGCTTCTTCCAATCTTTATTCTTATAATTTTTCTGCTTTGTTTCAGGAGAAAAATACGGAGTTAAGGTTTTTAGCTTTTGGAGGAAAAGAAAAAACTTATCAAGCTTGGAATGGTGTTGATAGAGCAACTTGGGAGACTAATCCAAAGTTCAATTATTCAGGAGCAATCTATGATGCAAACTGGGAAAATATCGTAGATTTTTATGATAATGAGACGGATAATTACAGACAAAATCATTATCAATTATTATGGAATCAAAGATTTTCTGACAATTGGAAATTAGAAACTACAGCGCATTATACCAAAGGAAAAGGGTATTACGAAAATTACAAGCAAGGCGATCCTTTTGCACGATATAATTTACCTAATCAATTGGTGAATGGAGCTGAAGAAGAGTACGGCGATTTTATCAGAAAGAAATGGTTGGACAACAATTTTTATGGTATGATTTCTACTTTGTATGGAAAGTTGGGCAATCTTGATTTGAATATTGGGGCGGTTGCCAATCAATATTATGGAAAACACTTTGGCAATGTAACAGGCGTTTTTATACCAGAAATCAATGAGTTTGAGTATTACAGAAACCGGTCTTTGAAAAATGAAATTTCCGGATTTGCAAAAGCAATTTATAAACTCAATCAATTCGAATTCTTTGGAGATTTGCAATTGAGAAACATTGATTATGATACAAAAGTGATTACCCAAGGTGATAAGGAAGGTTTGGATTTAGATAGAAAATGGACGTTCTTTAATCCGAAAGTCGGGATTAATTATAATATTGAAAACGGAAAAGTGTTTTTGTCATATGCCAATGCACATCGTGAGCCAAACCGAGACGATCTTTTTGCAAATCCGAGCACAAAAGAAGAAACCCTACACGATTTTGAGGCAGGTTGGGAACAGCAATTTGGAAAGGTTGTGTTGACGGCTAATGCCTATTATATGGATTACCAAAATCAGTTGGTTTTGTCTGGTAGAATCAACAATATAGGCGAGTTTATTCGTGAGAATGTGGACAAAAGTTATAGATTAGGTATCGAATTATCCGCTCAGAGTAGACTTTCAGAAAAAATTCAGTTAGGAGCCAATTTATCTTTGAGTCAGAATAAGATTAAAGAAATCAATTCGGTTCAAAATGATGCAGATGTTGTTTTGAAAGATTCTGATATTTCTTTTTCGCCTAATATCATTGCGAATGGAAATGTGGTTTATTCGCCATTCAAAAATTTCAATCTTGGTGTTACAGCGCAATATGTGGGCAAACAATATTTGGATAATCTAGAAACTGCTGATAATCAATTGAAAGATTACTTGGTTCCAGATTTCAATATGTCTTACAAGTTACCATTACAGAAACAAGAAGTGACTTTTAGATTTTTATTAAATAATTTCACTAATACTAAGTATGTCAACAACGGTTTTAGTGGACCATATTACTTCTCACAAGCCGGAATTAACTTCCTTTTTGGGGTTTCTTTGAAGTTTAAATAAAATTTTAATGTTGATTATTAATTAGTTATGTTGTTTTTAAGGTCTGATTGTAAATTTTTTGCTATTAACTTAAAATTAATATTAGATTTACAGATAGTTCAAAACATTTTTGTGAGGAATGGTTTGAATGATTTATATAGACCTTAAAAATTAACATTTATGAGAAAATTTTATTCTTTAGCACTTGCTATGCTTGCAGGTGTGGCTGTATCGGCGCAATTAACAACCCAAGTAGTAAGCGCTGGCGTTTTCAAACTAACTTATGGTGCAGCTAATGATTATTCATTTTATGATCCAGGGTTTGAAGTTCCAACATTCTATGTCCATACTTGGATTACACAAGCTGATAATTCTGCAAACATATCTTATGATGATTCTTGGAACAACTCTAATGTTACAATGAACTGGAGCGCAGCTGATAATGCTTACGTCGGTATAATTGATTTGAATACAAAAACATTCACCAATACTAATAATATTGTCTCTGG
The genomic region above belongs to Epilithonimonas zeae and contains:
- a CDS encoding WG repeat-containing protein, whose amino-acid sequence is MKKLLSLCLTGFFLATYSQMKDTAVPALIPQTINQKTGYVNQSGKVVIPAEYHIAMFFSEDCNLLNSPNEKIRIYGSADYATVEKNQVSYRIDRKGTRVYQYKNEDLGKCTFPYESPKYKAFVMNGFYGLVSKENVDYKNYKDFEIYPQYQMLYVLDSDKENPMIVAVLDNKFGVINKNNQVVIPFVYDDIKTNLSWKTANLFEVSKDGNQYFYINKNNHAY
- a CDS encoding aconitate hydratase, producing the protein MTFDLDMIKKVYSDFETRVNEARAFMGRPLTYSEKILCAHLFSSQTKEAFKRGESYVDFAPDRVAMQDATAQMALLQFMQAGKKKVAVPSTVHLDHLIQARVGSATDLVDANNKNNEVYQFLESVSNKYGIGFWKAGAGIIHQVVLENYAFPGGMMIGTDSHTVNAGGLGMVAIGVGGADAVDVMAGMAWELKFPKMIGVKLTGKLNGWTAPKDIILKVAGILTVKGGTGAIVEYFGEGANSLSCTGKGTICNMGAEIGATTSIFEYDQNMSKYLRSTDREDLADAADAIAHVLKADPEVHAEPEKYYDQVIEINLDTLEPYLNGPFTPDLATPISQMKEIAEKNGWPTKIEVGLIGSCTNSSYEDIARAASVAKQAKEKNLEVKAEYTITPGSEQVRFTVERDGFLKTFDEIGGKVFANACGPCIGQWAREGAEKQEKNTIVHSFNRNFSKRADGNPNTYAFVGSPELVTAMAIAGDLRFNPLTDKLKNKDGVEVMLDEPSGDDLPKLGFDVDDPGYIAPAEDGSNVEVIVSPTSDRLQLLEEFPAWDGQNITGARLLIKAYGKCTTDHISMAGPWLKYRGHLDNISNNMLIGAVNAFNMETNNVKNELDGQYKPVPDSARQYKAAEIPTIVVGDENYGEGSSREHAAMEPRHLGVRAVLVKSFARIHETNLKKQGMLGLTFADKEDYDKIQEDDTINFLDLDQFAPGKQLTLEFVHADGTKDIVKTNHTYNAGQIAWFKAGSALNLIKAMEKES
- a CDS encoding TonB-dependent receptor; the protein is MKGFIFLGVFIAPFYFSQTTDSTQVTSIQAVEFTKRTPTAKAIINVQKDLADKNLGQDLPILLKNQMSVISTSDAGNGVGYTGFRIRGTAGTSINVMMNGVPYNDSESQGTFFVNVPDLTSSASQIVIQRGVGTSTSGVAAFGASVNVISKDPEEAFSVKTDDSYGSFNTYKYSAEINSGKFWKNRLSVMGRYTHIHSDGYIDRASSNLYSYNFSALFQEKNTELRFLAFGGKEKTYQAWNGVDRATWETNPKFNYSGAIYDANWENIVDFYDNETDNYRQNHYQLLWNQRFSDNWKLETTAHYTKGKGYYENYKQGDPFARYNLPNQLVNGAEEEYGDFIRKKWLDNNFYGMISTLYGKLGNLDLNIGAVANQYYGKHFGNVTGVFIPEINEFEYYRNRSLKNEISGFAKAIYKLNQFEFFGDLQLRNIDYDTKVITQGDKEGLDLDRKWTFFNPKVGINYNIENGKVFLSYANAHREPNRDDLFANPSTKEETLHDFEAGWEQQFGKVVLTANAYYMDYQNQLVLSGRINNIGEFIRENVDKSYRLGIELSAQSRLSEKIQLGANLSLSQNKIKEINSVQNDADVVLKDSDISFSPNIIANGNVVYSPFKNFNLGVTAQYVGKQYLDNLETADNQLKDYLVPDFNMSYKLPLQKQEVTFRFLLNNFTNTKYVNNGFSGPYYFSQAGINFLFGVSLKFK
- a CDS encoding RNA polymerase sigma factor yields the protein MAEKKSASITEVVKNYGSQLLRFINSKVAKTEDAEDILQEVWFQTSRLTNLNELENVGAWLYSVTRNKIIDSYRKKKSESLEDFVYQDEDGELNVKDILLADDSNSPELGVFKEMFWNELMKALDELPEKQKRVYIQNELEDKTLQEIADEEGENIKTIISRKSYAVKHLRKRLQSLYDDLND
- a CDS encoding bifunctional aconitate hydratase 2/2-methylisocitrate dehydratase gives rise to the protein MNYQDYIQEIEERKSQGLHPKPIDSADLLSEIILQIKDTNNEYRADSLKFFIYNTLPGTTSAAGVKAKFLKEIILGESVVEEITPTFAFELLSHMKGGPSIGVLLDLALGNDDATAKPAAEVLKTQVYLYDADTARLKEAFESGNVIAKDILESYAKAEFFTKLPEVAEEIKVVTFIAGEGDISTDLLSPGNQAHSRSDRELHGKCMITPEAQDEIKMLQAQHPDASVMLIAEKGTMGVGSSRMSGVNNVALWTGKQASPYVPFVNIAPIVAGTNGISPIFLTTVDVTGGIGIDLQNWVKKTDENGNPVRNENGDIVLEEKYSVATGTVLTINTKEKKLYNGDTELKDISKSFTPQKLEFIKAGGSYAIVFGKKIQTFAAKTLGITAPTVFAPSKEISIEGQGLTAVEKIFNRNAVGVTEGKLLHAGSDVRVEVNIVGSQDTTGLMTSQELESMAATVISPIVDGAYQSGCHTASVWDKKAQANIPKLMKFMNDFGVITARDPKGEYHAMTDVIHKVLNDITVDEWAIIIGGDSHTRMSKGVAFGADSGTVALALATGEASMPIPESVKVTFKGDMKEHMDFRDVVHATQAQMLKQFDGENVFQGRIIEVHIGTLPADQAFTFTDWTAEMKAKASICISEDDTLIESLEIAKSRIQIMINKGMDNHNHVLQGLINKANKRIEEIRTGDKPALTPDANAKYYAEVVVDLDIIVEPMIADPDVNNDDVSKRYTHDTIRDLTFYGGEKKVDLGFVGSCMVHKGDLKIVSQMLRNLEQKNGKVEFNAPLVVAAPTYNIIDELKAEGDWELLEKYSGFEFNDNAPKGEARTQYENMMYLERPGCNLCMGNQEKAEKGDTVLATSTRLFQGRVVEDSERKKGESLLASTPVVVLSAIIGRIPNIDEYKEAVEGIDLTTFVPSIKELVTVGH
- a CDS encoding DUF2752 domain-containing protein, which gives rise to MISIYFFFDPSKNSYFLKCPLKELTGYDCAGCGVQRAFHELLHFRFSRAFQYNPLFVIAIPFLLLFFVLKSSKAYTKTCWFYNFLKSKLFFLVVLIIVLLFSLFRNTDYYKSLF
- a CDS encoding acyltransferase, which codes for MINLIYKALNIIPKTIAKIEKLYSYSILNSHSGVTLHSDLKIGKATTFELDDNAKFKIGTNVIWRDHNAIRIRNGGTLIFGNNVDLSHYISINCLDKIELGDDTCIAEGCKFYDHDHAFDTKPEYIWHKNKFNTAPIIIGKNVKIYSNVTVLKGVTIGDNCIIGANCVISRNVPANSIIFGKHELMRLPLM